One Planctomycetia bacterium DNA window includes the following coding sequences:
- a CDS encoding PEP-CTERM sorting domain-containing protein: protein MLLTITPVSPNPSQAEASFTGLGTLSDTEHFDTGAYGLSADGLMVTGFASRAPGEPVQAVRWSGADGMVGLPDLPGGSSFSSGWGLSNDGSVIVGNSDSSLGAQAFRWTHTEGIVGLGYLPGGSLNSQAFDVSADGSVVVGYSLSANSDEGEAFRWTDGDGMVGLGDLPEGGFHSVAFGVSGNGAVIVGGGRYKGHGFDARQEAFRWTVDGGMVGLGFLPAHDFSVANNVSADGAVVVGVSGQLLVQNQAFRWSMNDGMVGLNHLPTVASSTAENVSASGEVVVGSYTDEGSESRACFWFANQMFDLQSFLLDKDAANLTGWKLTSAEDVSADGRTLTGLGINPDGGYEAWLAILPPLQLPGDTNGDGEVNIEDLNNVRNNFGGSGLGDTDGEGSVTIEDLNAVRNAFGAGSATTVPEPAAGLLAGLMGLTLLTTVATLRRVLTH from the coding sequence ATGCTGCTTACTATCACACCCGTGTCACCTAATCCATCTCAAGCTGAGGCGTCATTCACTGGCCTCGGAACCCTATCAGACACTGAACACTTCGATACTGGCGCATATGGCCTCTCCGCCGATGGGCTTATGGTGACGGGGTTCGCCAGTCGCGCCCCTGGAGAGCCCGTACAAGCTGTACGTTGGAGCGGGGCCGATGGCATGGTGGGGTTGCCCGATCTGCCCGGCGGTAGCAGTTTTAGTTCCGGGTGGGGATTGTCGAACGATGGCTCAGTAATCGTTGGCAACAGCGACAGCTCACTTGGCGCGCAAGCATTCCGCTGGACGCACACCGAGGGAATTGTCGGCCTTGGTTATCTGCCGGGCGGTTCGTTGAATAGTCAAGCGTTTGATGTGTCAGCCGACGGCTCAGTGGTCGTCGGCTACTCGTTATCGGCAAATTCCGATGAAGGTGAGGCGTTTCGCTGGACCGACGGTGATGGAATGGTGGGGCTCGGTGATCTTCCGGAAGGAGGATTTCATAGCGTGGCCTTTGGCGTGTCGGGGAATGGCGCAGTGATCGTTGGAGGTGGCCGCTACAAAGGCCATGGTTTCGACGCCCGGCAAGAAGCTTTTCGTTGGACTGTCGACGGCGGCATGGTGGGATTGGGCTTTCTACCGGCCCACGATTTTTCCGTGGCGAACAATGTCTCGGCCGACGGCGCGGTGGTAGTGGGTGTATCAGGTCAGCTCTTGGTTCAAAATCAAGCCTTTCGATGGTCAATGAACGATGGGATGGTCGGGCTCAATCACCTTCCAACTGTGGCAAGTAGTACAGCGGAAAACGTATCCGCCAGCGGTGAGGTGGTCGTCGGCAGCTATACGGATGAAGGTTCCGAGAGCCGGGCTTGCTTTTGGTTTGCGAACCAAATGTTCGACCTGCAGTCGTTTCTGCTCGACAAGGACGCTGCCAACTTGACGGGTTGGAAATTGACGTCCGCCGAGGATGTGTCAGCGGACGGTCGCACACTGACGGGACTGGGAATTAATCCGGATGGAGGGTATGAAGCGTGGTTGGCAATCTTGCCGCCGTTGCAACTGCCAGGCGACACGAATGGCGATGGCGAAGTCAACATCGAAGACTTGAACAATGTGCGCAACAATTTCGGCGGCTCCGGCTTGGGAGACACCGATGGTGAAGGCAGCGTCACCATCGAAGATTTGAATGCCGTACGAAATGCCTTTGGGGCGGGTTCCGCGACGACGGTGCCGGAGCCTGCAGCGGGATTGCTGGCTGGCCTGATGGGGCTGACGCTCCTGACGACGGTGGCAACTCTGCGGCGGGTGCTAACACATTGA